Proteins from one Flavobacterium sp. N2038 genomic window:
- a CDS encoding RagB/SusD family nutrient uptake outer membrane protein, with protein MKKIFILCMVISFLSSCDLDREPFGSYTKDKIEEDKVAAVEVLLNGCYAQLKGWSDTMHRIGEYPGDNIMIRGTSTDSFYSFISYQHIPDNDRLSIFWNNSYKIISQSSDLMKIMTEGESPAVDQQLGEAYYLRGMAYFYLCRAYGRPYAQSPETNLGVPIVNGVPADLINLTLPDRSTVKDTYAQAISDLKKAESLMTVDRSAAYATKEAAQAMLSRVYLYMSGTYENPNQDYATLSIEYANKVINSGKYKLLSREGFMKSNIYAPDSDEQTETIFAVKRVASEFSGDDHYRGIGGMYANIQGQGWGEMYASAKYLDLLRKSGLKKDARWAFIDPQYDTNDAGTKTPAFRFIYDIKNAGGTQTGYNYMQQPLKTNSNGSLYITIGTTDYNLTVVNAVENQYSIVYEGKTYTGEKDYMMLLNRVYPMYYITKCSLQNNDSHLYSPPISKLDELYLNIAEAYVKKGDYNSALTNLNLIRERSIVGGGYTSLDNTNAAQRVDEERQLELAFEAHRSYDVYRNGQTMTRHYPGPHLPMVDWPASSPRVVQYIPQSEINAYPGTLTQNP; from the coding sequence ATGAAAAAGATATTTATATTATGTATGGTAATTAGTTTCCTGTCCTCATGTGACTTAGACAGAGAACCATTTGGATCCTACACAAAAGACAAAATTGAAGAAGATAAAGTAGCTGCCGTGGAAGTTTTATTAAATGGCTGTTATGCACAATTAAAAGGCTGGTCTGACACTATGCACAGAATTGGAGAATATCCTGGTGACAACATCATGATTAGAGGAACATCTACTGATTCATTTTATTCTTTTATTTCATATCAGCATATTCCGGACAATGACAGACTATCTATTTTCTGGAACAACAGTTACAAAATAATCTCACAATCAAGTGACTTAATGAAGATTATGACCGAAGGAGAAAGTCCTGCCGTTGACCAGCAATTAGGTGAAGCTTACTATTTAAGAGGTATGGCTTATTTTTATTTATGTCGTGCTTACGGAAGACCTTACGCACAATCACCAGAAACTAATTTAGGTGTGCCAATCGTAAATGGTGTTCCTGCAGATTTAATTAATCTTACTTTACCGGACAGATCAACCGTAAAAGATACTTATGCACAAGCGATTAGCGACTTGAAAAAAGCAGAATCTTTAATGACTGTTGACAGATCTGCAGCATATGCAACTAAAGAAGCTGCTCAGGCAATGCTTTCAAGAGTTTATCTGTATATGAGTGGTACATACGAAAACCCAAATCAGGATTATGCAACACTATCTATCGAATACGCAAATAAAGTAATCAATAGCGGAAAGTATAAATTATTGAGCCGCGAAGGTTTTATGAAATCCAATATTTATGCACCGGATTCTGATGAACAAACTGAAACCATTTTTGCCGTTAAACGTGTCGCTTCAGAATTCTCAGGTGATGATCATTATCGTGGTATTGGCGGTATGTATGCTAATATTCAAGGTCAGGGATGGGGCGAAATGTATGCTAGTGCAAAATACCTTGATTTACTAAGAAAATCAGGTTTAAAGAAAGATGCTCGTTGGGCTTTTATTGATCCGCAGTACGATACAAACGACGCAGGAACGAAAACTCCGGCATTCCGTTTTATTTACGACATTAAAAATGCCGGCGGGACACAAACTGGTTACAACTACATGCAGCAGCCGCTTAAAACAAATTCTAATGGTTCGCTTTATATCACAATTGGCACTACAGATTACAACTTAACCGTAGTAAATGCAGTCGAAAATCAATATTCAATTGTGTACGAAGGAAAAACTTACACAGGAGAAAAAGATTATATGATGTTATTAAATCGTGTATACCCAATGTATTATATCACCAAATGTTCTTTACAAAATAATGATTCTCACCTGTACTCTCCTCCTATTTCAAAATTAGATGAGTTATATTTAAATATAGCAGAAGCCTATGTCAAAAAAGGCGATTACAACAGTGCTTTAACGAACTTAAATCTCATTCGCGAAAGATCAATTGTTGGAGGAGGTTATACATCATTAGACAATACAAATGCTGCACAACGTGTAGACGAAGAGCGTCAATTAGAATTAGCTTTTGAAGCACATCGCAGTTATGATGTTTATAGAAACGGACAAACTATGACACGTCACTATCCGGGACCGCATTTACCAATGGTCGACTGGCCGGCTTCAAGTCCAAGAGTAGTACAATACATTCCTCAGTCTGAAATCAATGCATATCCGGGAACTCTAACCCAAAACCCATAG